A segment of the Corylus avellana chromosome ca2, CavTom2PMs-1.0 genome:
tttttttttttacatcaattaatttttattacagtATTGAACTGAACTCGTTAACAAAATAGTTTAGCAAATGAACCCTCAATAACGCTGTCGTTCCGAGTAAGTAATTATCTTTAAGCACACGGGGTGTTTGAGCACGctggtgttaaaatattattaaaatgatatttaaatagtaaaaataataataatattttaagcaCACCGCGTGCATTGAAATCTTCCGGTCCCATCGAAACAATCCAAAATATCTTCCATCGGCAGCGTATCGATTGTGATTCCCAAGAAATGCTTACAAAGATCCGACGACAAATCCTATTTCTGATTCTGAGATAGAACTCGGTACCAGATTTGACGGGAAAATGGAGAAGACGATGAAAATTGGGAAGAGATTTGAAGGAAAGGTGGCGATCGTAACGGCTTCGACTCAGGGTATTGGCTTCGGCATAGCCGAGCGGCTCGGCCTGGAAGGCGCCTCTGTCGTCGTCTCTTCTCGCAAACAGGTTCGTGGGTGTATTCTCTCCCTCTCAATTTTCGGTTGTTGCTTCATATTTTGGTGTAATTACGCTCTAGTTCATCTGGGGTTTCTCTTTCTAGCCaaagttggtttttttttttttctaatatatgtTTGATTGCTTTGAAATCTGAGAACAGTAAAAGGAATTATGTTGTTtcggttttgaaaaaaatgaatttttatctCAACGAACCTAATGCTGGTATCATTTTTACTTGGACGGAGAGTTAGAGCTGATTTCGCCTGGAATTGGTAAGAGGAACGGTAAGGTGGGATTTGGGTAATCATTAGTATTATCACTTATTTAAAGAATTTAAGATGattgaattaatattttaagcGATCGATATGTGAGAATGAgtattgttaaattaccatttatctcaaATACTTAAGCGgatagaaaatgattgatttactcatttaattaaatattctaacaGGCTCAAACTCCCCCCTTAACAAGTAAGGCtaaatatatgaaatatttaattaaaatgagaggtAAATGATGGAGACAATATTCGAATTCAATGCCTTtgttctaataccatattaaaataccacttatttcaaaagattaagctaatagaaattgATTGGTTTAATAATTTGATTACTATTCCAACAAGTATTTTCCAAATTGCTTTCAAGTTGGATTTTCTTTCGGCCACAGTTTAATGCCTAGAGAACTCaagatagaaaaaagaaaaatgaaatctgGGATGGtaggaaaaataaacaaataatttgaTTTTCGTCTTTTCTTGACTTATATTAGCAACAAGGCAATAAGTCTCGAATTGTTTTGTTATAGATatattatgttgattttttttctgtGGTGAAATTGTTACAGAAAAATGTAGATGAGGCAGTTGATAAACTCAAAGCTCGAGGAATCGAAGTGTTGGGTGTCGTTTGTCATGTGTCTAGTGCAGAACAAAGGAAGAACCTCATAGACAAGACTGTTCAGGTGAGAAATGAAGTTGAATAGTAGATCTTTGTACGAATCACCCAgaaaaaaggatatatatatatatataggaactTTAGAAAGTTTTAGCTTTGATTTGGTATAGAAATGAAAGGCTcacttataaataaaaaaaataaaaaaataaaaagaaggaaaggcTCAAATTGATCTTTTGCATATGGTTTTCTGCTTTGGAAGTCAGAGAAGTTCAAAAGCTGGACTTGGTTAATTTCCCAATACCTTTTGGTTTCATGATAAGTAATGGGTGGCTATTTCATGCTGAAGCTTAGTAACTATCATACTATATTAGTGAAATCTATAATCtaatcacttttttaaattataagttCTTCCCATAATGATCACAGCATCTTGCTATATTTTAACATACATGCTTTCTTGATCACAACATCTGGCCGTGTGTGCTTACTTTTCTTTGGAGGGCAAGTTTTCATGTTTAATTAAGCATATCTGTCTTTACTAATGCAGAGATATGGGAAAGTAGATGTGGTTGTATCCAATGCTGCTGCTAATCCGTCTATTGATCCAATTTTGCAAATGAAAGAATCTGTCCTGGACAAATTGTGGGAGATAAATGTCAAATCCTCCATACTTATTTTAAAGGTAATTCTCTGGAGTTCTTC
Coding sequences within it:
- the LOC132170250 gene encoding tropinone reductase-like 3 isoform X1, with amino-acid sequence MEKTMKIGKRFEGKVAIVTASTQGIGFGIAERLGLEGASVVVSSRKQKNVDEAVDKLKARGIEVLGVVCHVSSAEQRKNLIDKTVQRYGKVDVVVSNAAANPSIDPILQMKESVLDKLWEINVKSSILILKDAAPYLQKGSSVVIISSITAYQPPTSMAMYAVTKTALLGLTKALAAEMAPDTRVNCVAPGFVPTFFAASLIENESAKQEIEGRSLLNRLGTTQDMAAATAFLASDDAAYITGETLVVGGGTPSRL